CGTCGGGCGCGGACTACGAGATCGACGACATCAAGGAGTTAGTGGGGATAGTGGGGGGAAATGATGAGCAAAGAGAGAGCAATTTGGGTCAGATGATGATTGAAGGGTGATGGAAATAGAGCGGCGCGCCTCGATTCATCACACCTACAGACCTTACCTCTTATAGAACGGCGTCTCGGCGACTTCGGCGGCGATTTGCCGGCCCCGCACGTCGATCTTGACTGCTGTCCCGAGCACGTCAAACGGCTTGTCGATATAGGCCAGCCCAACTGCCCGGTCCAGCACAGGTGAGAAGCCTCCTGAAGTCACAACACCGATCTTCCGTCCGTCAAGGAAGATCTCTTGCCCGTGACGGGCGATGCCTTTCTCCTTCAATGTGAAGCCGACCAACCTGCGATTAAGTTGCTCCTTGGCTGCCAGGACTGTCTCTATCCCGACGAAACCGCCCGGCTTCTTGGTCTTGGTGATCCACCCCAAGCCCGCCTCGATGGGATTCGTAGTCGGATCGATGTCGTTCCCGTAGAGGCAGTAGCAGACCTCGAGCCGCAGCGAGTCGCGCGCTCCCAGTCCGATAGGCTTTAGACCGAGCGGACGTCCAGCCTCCCAGAGCGCATTCCAAAGGACCTCAGAGTCGCTTCTCCGGACATAGACCTCGAAGCCGTCTTCGCCGGTATATCCAGTGCGCGAGAAGATCGCCCAGCGTCCATTCACCTCGCCTTCGACAAAATGATAATAGACTGTATCGAGAATCGGCCGGTCGGCGATTTGCTGCACCAGCGCCGCGGCTTGGGGACCCTGGATCGCGAGCAGGGTGATATCGTCCGAAATGTTGATCAGTTCGATACCCGGCACAAGGTTCGACTCAAGGTGCGCGAAGTCCTTTTCGATATTGGCGGCATTGACGACGACGAGGAAGTGACCCTCGAAACGATAGACAAGCAGGTCATCGACGATGCCGCCATCGGGGTAGAGCATCGCCGAATACTGGATTTGGCCGAATTCGAGAGCGGCGACGTTATTGACCGTCAGGCGGTTGAGCCAGTTCGAAGCATCCCTGCCGCGGACGACGAACTCGCCCATATGCGAGACATCGAAGACGCCGA
The DNA window shown above is from Calditrichota bacterium and carries:
- the gcvT gene encoding glycine cleavage system aminomethyltransferase GcvT, with product MKRIALHDHHVALGGRMVPFAGYEMPVQYSGIIDEHLSVRRNVGVFDVSHMGEFVVRGRDASNWLNRLTVNNVAALEFGQIQYSAMLYPDGGIVDDLLVYRFEGHFLVVVNAANIEKDFAHLESNLVPGIELINISDDITLLAIQGPQAAALVQQIADRPILDTVYYHFVEGEVNGRWAIFSRTGYTGEDGFEVYVRRSDSEVLWNALWEAGRPLGLKPIGLGARDSLRLEVCYCLYGNDIDPTTNPIEAGLGWITKTKKPGGFVGIETVLAAKEQLNRRLVGFTLKEKGIARHGQEIFLDGRKIGVVTSGGFSPVLDRAVGLAYIDKPFDVLGTAVKIDVRGRQIAAEVAETPFYKR